The following coding sequences are from one Prochlorococcus sp. MIT 1314 window:
- a CDS encoding RNA methyltransferase, with amino-acid sequence MEKTFLKITSKNNNLVKRFRSFKSGSSRKEKDFFCIEGTHLIEELLKSGNSPFKILVTEKWLKKNQDLSKEFDQSLINLVSEEVLASAISTSNPDGIAALVEISSIPNYQFNSKDDFVLVLDRIQDPGNMGNLFRTALAAGVNAVFLAGGAHPLGQKVLRASSGAVFNLPFLRFDGTEEEILNSLFKSLSELSNIGFKIFSTSSNNKSPEKPSKPYWEIDWSKRTALILGNEGQGIHKKIQEAFNETITIPHSELVESLNVACVAVPLLLERKRVAYTSNK; translated from the coding sequence ATAGAAAAAACTTTTTTAAAAATAACTAGTAAAAACAATAATCTAGTTAAAAGATTTAGATCATTTAAAAGCGGATCCTCTCGCAAAGAAAAAGATTTTTTTTGTATAGAAGGTACTCATCTTATTGAGGAATTGTTGAAGTCTGGAAATTCCCCTTTCAAAATTTTAGTTACTGAAAAATGGCTAAAAAAGAACCAAGATCTTAGTAAAGAGTTTGATCAATCTTTGATAAATTTGGTCTCAGAAGAGGTTTTAGCTTCTGCGATTTCAACAAGTAATCCAGATGGGATAGCAGCTTTAGTAGAAATTTCATCAATACCTAATTATCAATTTAATAGTAAAGATGATTTTGTTCTTGTTCTCGACAGGATTCAAGATCCTGGGAATATGGGTAATCTTTTTAGAACTGCTTTAGCTGCGGGTGTTAATGCAGTTTTTTTAGCTGGAGGTGCGCACCCATTAGGCCAAAAGGTATTAAGGGCATCATCTGGTGCAGTTTTTAATCTGCCATTTTTAAGATTTGATGGAACTGAAGAAGAAATATTAAATTCTTTATTCAAGTCTTTGTCTGAATTATCAAATATAGGATTTAAGATTTTCTCTACTAGTAGCAATAATAAAAGTCCAGAAAAACCTTCAAAACCCTACTGGGAAATTGATTGGTCTAAACGTACCGCATTAATTTTGGGTAATGAAGGTCAAGGTATTCATAAAAAAATTCAAGAAGCTTTTAATGAAACAATTACAATTCCGCATAGTGAGCTTGTAGAATCATTGAATGTGGCTTGTGTTGCAGTTCCATTATTACTAGAACGAAAAAGAGTCGCATATACCTCTAATAAGTAA